One Acetobacterium sp. KB-1 DNA segment encodes these proteins:
- a CDS encoding response regulator, which yields MTRVLIVDDAAFIRMQLRNLLESNGFEVVAEAENGRVALEKIQEFRPDLVTLDITMPEMDGLDCMKEIKKMDYLPIVIMVSALGQEKYVQESILSGAKGFIVKPYTSEAVIKNLSKYKDMA from the coding sequence ATGACTAGAGTATTAATAGTAGATGATGCTGCGTTTATTCGGATGCAGCTTAGAAATTTGTTGGAAAGCAACGGGTTTGAAGTGGTGGCTGAAGCAGAAAACGGCAGGGTCGCACTGGAAAAAATCCAGGAGTTCAGACCAGATCTCGTTACATTGGATATTACCATGCCCGAAATGGATGGACTTGATTGCATGAAAGAGATCAAGAAAATGGACTATTTACCCATCGTGATCATGGTTTCGGCATTAGGACAGGAGAAATATGTACAAGAGTCGATCTTAAGTGGCGCAAAAGGTTTTATTGTTAAACCATACACAAGTGAAGCCGTGATAAAAAACCTCAGTAAGTATAAAGATATGGCATAA
- a CDS encoding TetR/AcrR family transcriptional regulator, with the protein MQEKSIQKITVRELSDLVDINRGTFYLHYKDVFDMLDQIENKLAEDFLDILSHYPSLLEESNVYPLLVEVFSFIKLNEGMMRVVFCENRSPVFLDHLKSSVKQRYFGDWKRIHFVKAPFEVDYFFSYFISGCIGLITLWLETEMKETPQQLAKLTERMILNGNHAI; encoded by the coding sequence TTGCAGGAAAAAAGCATTCAAAAAATAACCGTCCGTGAACTGTCGGATTTAGTTGATATTAACCGTGGAACATTTTATCTTCATTATAAAGATGTGTTTGATATGCTAGATCAAATTGAGAATAAATTGGCTGAAGATTTTCTAGATATTCTTAGTCATTACCCTTCCCTACTTGAGGAAAGTAATGTCTACCCACTTCTCGTTGAGGTGTTTTCTTTTATCAAATTAAACGAAGGGATGATGCGGGTGGTATTTTGTGAGAATCGATCACCTGTTTTTTTAGATCATTTAAAAAGCAGTGTTAAACAAAGATACTTTGGCGACTGGAAACGAATACATTTCGTGAAGGCACCGTTTGAAGTTGATTACTTTTTTTCCTATTTTATCTCGGGATGCATTGGCTTAATTACTCTTTGGTTGGAAACAGAAATGAAAGAAACGCCGCAACAGCTTGCCAAACTCACCGAGCGAATGATCTTAAACGGTAACCATGCCATCTAA
- a CDS encoding DUF6442 family protein — protein sequence MKDDELLNETPNPEATQTVTADKSQDYGLLGLTGMFIILLGYNLFKGLPISDLNAMFWGYLGMAFIIKYRQEKTTSNLIIAIGGIVASLSALANYILSTW from the coding sequence ATGAAAGATGATGAATTATTAAATGAAACCCCAAATCCAGAAGCGACTCAAACGGTAACTGCTGATAAATCCCAGGATTATGGTTTACTGGGTCTAACCGGTATGTTTATCATATTACTTGGTTATAATCTATTTAAAGGCCTTCCGATCAGTGATTTAAATGCAATGTTCTGGGGATACCTGGGGATGGCTTTTATTATCAAGTATCGACAGGAAAAAACGACCAGTAACCTGATTATCGCTATTGGCGGCATCGTCGCCTCACTTTCGGCACTTGCAAATTATATCCTTAGTACCTGGTAG
- a CDS encoding STAS-like domain-containing protein gives MHQEFEKTEIKLKKFCDHSYPVARSQARRITENLYDFCEITIDFDEIIDVGQAFCHEIFVVFQNKHPDIQINTVNTNEIVHNMITRVLNTAKLSERSK, from the coding sequence ATGCATCAAGAGTTTGAAAAAACGGAGATTAAATTAAAAAAATTCTGTGACCATAGCTATCCAGTTGCCCGGTCTCAAGCAAGAAGAATTACAGAAAACTTATACGATTTTTGTGAAATTACCATTGATTTCGATGAAATTATTGATGTTGGCCAGGCTTTTTGTCATGAAATATTTGTCGTTTTTCAAAATAAACATCCTGATATCCAAATCAATACAGTAAATACCAACGAAATCGTCCACAATATGATCACTCGGGTTTTAAATACGGCCAAGCTTTCTGAACGATCAAAATAA
- a CDS encoding ATP-binding protein: protein MSCLDKRVHYNGARQIGKTTSIKYFGEKYFKNMIYINFELNRELAEDFQGNISPDFLIHRFEVYFGEKINKGSTLIVFDEIQACERALTSLKYFCEDAPEYYIIGVGSLLGITIKRDNFSFPVGKVNQIHMYPMDFEEFLWAKNQNMLAEEIRAYYEKRKPMDAALHKKAMGLYREYLIVGGMPEAVKEYTENNDMLEVAEIQGAIINTYVADMAKYASHGDTTKIMACFDSLPAQLAKDNKKFQYKVVARSGRASFFGPSIDWLLASGIVIKCDRVEQGQHPLTIFRDVASLKLYMGDVGLLSHRAGVNQYDIIKGNDHVFIGALTENYVADVLIQKGYPLYYWTSGTSEIDFIIEKQSVVFPIEVKARENVKSRSLSVYVKKHNQDYSIRISGKNFGFKNDVLSIPLYAVFCL, encoded by the coding sequence ATTTCGTGTCTTGACAAGCGTGTACATTATAATGGAGCCCGTCAAATTGGGAAAACAACTAGTATTAAATATTTTGGAGAAAAATATTTCAAAAATATGATTTATATCAATTTTGAATTAAACAGGGAATTAGCAGAGGATTTCCAGGGGAATATCTCGCCAGATTTTTTAATTCATCGATTTGAGGTTTATTTTGGAGAAAAAATTAATAAGGGGTCAACATTGATTGTCTTCGATGAAATTCAAGCCTGTGAACGTGCGCTGACAAGCTTGAAATATTTCTGTGAAGATGCTCCAGAATATTACATCATCGGTGTGGGTAGTTTGCTTGGCATCACTATAAAACGCGATAATTTTAGTTTTCCGGTTGGAAAAGTTAATCAAATTCATATGTATCCCATGGATTTTGAAGAATTCTTGTGGGCAAAAAATCAGAATATGCTGGCGGAGGAAATAAGGGCGTATTATGAAAAACGTAAGCCGATGGATGCGGCTTTACACAAAAAAGCCATGGGTCTTTATCGTGAATATTTAATTGTGGGTGGAATGCCCGAAGCAGTAAAAGAATATACCGAAAACAACGATATGCTTGAAGTAGCAGAAATCCAGGGAGCAATCATCAATACCTACGTTGCGGATATGGCCAAATATGCATCCCATGGCGACACAACGAAAATCATGGCTTGTTTTGACAGTTTGCCGGCGCAATTGGCCAAAGACAACAAAAAATTTCAATATAAAGTTGTTGCAAGAAGTGGGCGGGCGTCATTCTTTGGCCCATCCATAGACTGGCTTTTGGCCTCGGGGATTGTCATAAAATGCGATCGGGTCGAGCAGGGGCAGCATCCATTAACTATTTTCAGAGATGTTGCTTCGTTAAAACTCTATATGGGTGATGTGGGTCTGTTGTCGCACCGGGCTGGAGTCAATCAATATGATATCATCAAAGGCAACGATCATGTCTTTATTGGCGCGCTTACTGAAAATTATGTTGCTGATGTATTAATTCAGAAGGGATATCCCTTATATTACTGGACTTCAGGGACATCAGAGATTGATTTTATAATTGAGAAACAAAGCGTTGTATTTCCTATTGAGGTTAAAGCGAGAGAAAATGTAAAATCCAGAAGTTTGTCAGTTTATGTAAAAAAACATAATCAGGATTATTCGATTCGGATTTCTGGGAAAAATTTTGGATTTAAAAATGATGTTTTGTCGATCCCGTTATATGCGGTGTTTTGCTTATAG
- a CDS encoding IS3 family transposase (programmed frameshift), with amino-acid sequence MSRKRRTWTPEEKAAIVLEILREENTLAEISKKYDVSQQLLSRWKTEFIANMSAVFNKKNEDVDKLKQEHEDEKELLVKKIGELTLDVDWLKKKPNPNLSNEEKRTLIDWKHPFLTIKKQCQLLTLSRSTAYHEPIDVAPSKDEINIKNAIDRIHFEEPAYGVRRIRNELHKLGFHQVGRRLVRRYMMEMDIVCFYPGPNLSKRAKAAKTYPYLLRNLEINQPNQVWSIDITYIGTPNGFVYLTAIIDWYSRYIVGYTISNTLQTDMVTRVIKTAIQTYGAPEIINSDQGSQFTSNAYIDLIKSFKTTKISMDGKGRATDNIAIERFFRSYKWERLYLLYPETVTEVRAMTKEYIAKYNNERGHQRFNYKTPAAVFYENMALAA; translated from the exons ATGAGTAGAAAACGACGAACCTGGACCCCAGAGGAAAAAGCAGCCATCGTGCTGGAAATCCTCAGAGAAGAAAATACGTTAGCCGAGATCTCTAAGAAGTATGATGTATCTCAGCAATTATTAAGCCGCTGGAAAACCGAATTTATCGCCAATATGTCCGCCGTCTTCAATAAGAAAAATGAAGATGTTGACAAACTCAAACAAGAGCATGAAGATGAAAAGGAGCTGCTCGTAAAGAAAATAGGCGAATTAACATTGGATGTCGATTGGCTTAAAAAAAAAC CAAATCCAAATCTCTCAAATGAAGAAAAAAGAACGTTAATTGATTGGAAGCACCCTTTCTTAACCATAAAAAAACAGTGCCAACTTCTGACGCTATCGCGATCAACAGCTTATCATGAACCCATAGATGTTGCGCCATCCAAAGATGAAATCAATATCAAAAACGCCATTGATCGTATTCATTTTGAGGAGCCAGCCTATGGCGTCAGACGAATCAGGAATGAATTGCATAAACTGGGCTTTCATCAAGTAGGCAGGCGTCTTGTCAGGCGTTATATGATGGAAATGGATATTGTTTGTTTCTATCCCGGCCCCAATCTGAGTAAGCGAGCCAAAGCAGCCAAAACTTATCCCTACCTGCTGAGAAATCTTGAAATTAACCAACCGAATCAGGTGTGGTCCATTGACATTACTTATATAGGAACCCCAAATGGATTTGTGTATTTAACCGCTATTATTGACTGGTATTCCCGTTATATTGTGGGATACACCATCAGCAACACCTTGCAAACCGACATGGTCACCCGTGTTATAAAAACCGCCATTCAAACCTATGGTGCACCTGAGATCATTAACAGTGACCAGGGCAGTCAGTTTACGTCAAATGCCTATATTGACCTGATTAAAAGCTTTAAAACGACAAAAATCAGCATGGACGGTAAAGGCCGTGCTACCGACAATATTGCCATTGAACGGTTTTTTCGATCATATAAATGGGAACGCCTGTATTTGCTGTACCCGGAAACCGTCACTGAAGTGAGAGCCATGACAAAGGAATACATCGCTAAATATAACAATGAGCGAGGTCACCAGCGATTCAATTACAAAACACCGGCAGCTGTATTCTATGAAAATATGGCATTGGCTGCCTAA
- the istB gene encoding IS21-like element helper ATPase IstB, with translation MDIIEGSSHQEYLYQILSEELHYREVTRTQKLVNSAGFYGINTFEGYRFDEITLPSDLTPEGLKSLAFIHEKKNLILYGGTGTGKTMLSTALGVAACRQGIPVKFFRTAALVNKLSEAKTAGTLTVFLKRLNKAEVIILDEYGYVPLDRTGAQLLFEIISDCYERRTIILNTNLEFSRWVNVLYDEQMTAAMLDRLLHHCHLLMFPGPSNRMRESSINELYRSISDNQLKK, from the coding sequence GTGGACATTATAGAAGGCAGCAGTCACCAGGAATATCTGTATCAGATACTCAGTGAAGAACTCCATTACCGGGAGGTCACCCGCACCCAAAAGCTGGTGAACAGCGCCGGTTTCTATGGGATTAATACTTTCGAAGGGTATCGGTTTGATGAAATCACCCTGCCTTCGGATTTGACCCCTGAAGGCCTGAAATCCCTTGCGTTTATCCACGAAAAGAAGAATCTTATCCTGTATGGCGGAACCGGAACCGGTAAAACCATGCTGTCAACCGCTCTCGGGGTAGCCGCCTGTCGGCAGGGAATCCCGGTAAAATTCTTTCGGACGGCAGCACTGGTGAATAAACTGTCCGAAGCCAAAACCGCCGGCACCCTGACCGTTTTTTTGAAAAGGCTGAATAAAGCGGAAGTCATTATTCTGGACGAATATGGCTATGTTCCACTGGATCGAACGGGAGCACAGCTCCTGTTCGAAATCATATCCGATTGTTATGAACGCCGGACCATCATTCTCAATACCAACCTGGAATTCTCCCGATGGGTCAATGTGCTTTATGATGAACAGATGACGGCTGCCATGCTGGATCGGCTGCTTCACCACTGCCACCTGCTCATGTTCCCGGGGCCCAGTAACCGAATGCGGGAATCCAGTATCAATGAATTATATCGCTCAATTTCAGACAATCAATTAAAAAAATAA
- a CDS encoding helix-turn-helix domain-containing protein — MQHSVFLTCNFLQKVLAKNNLATTAKALYLHRNTLIYRLDRMATMLNVELKDLNTNELFYLLFSCMLVEYL; from the coding sequence ATGCAACATTCTGTATTTTTAACTTGCAACTTTCTGCAAAAAGTACTTGCAAAAAACAATCTGGCTACAACTGCCAAAGCGTTGTATTTACACCGCAACACGCTGATTTACCGGCTTGATCGAATGGCTACAATGCTAAACGTGGAGTTAAAGGATCTGAATACCAACGAATTATTTTATCTGCTGTTTTCCTGTATGCTGGTGGAATATCTGTAA
- a CDS encoding ATP-binding protein, producing the protein MPKTGMPLIKLKQRVPPVLSVGHLTTAVTTMINDETRRKLREIQLEEMIQVIDRQAKDTIYATLSFDERMKMIVDYVYQEKHNKRVASLIKRARFRIPNAAIQDVFFAERHLDKDLILEIATGTFISNNQNIIICGFTGSGKSYLACSIGKEACKQGIRTRYIRLPDLLMEYGEAKNQPNGQSRELKKYTNYPLLILDEWLITDLSDDELHFLFELVERRYDNGATIFCTQYKIEEWHARLGGGVLADSIMDRIIHGAHIVSSGSINMRDFVLNL; encoded by the coding sequence ATGCCAAAGACCGGGATGCCGCTCATCAAGCTGAAACAGCGAGTACCACCGGTTTTATCCGTGGGGCATCTTACTACGGCGGTTACGACAATGATTAATGACGAAACCCGACGCAAACTCCGCGAAATTCAGCTTGAGGAAATGATTCAGGTGATTGACAGACAGGCCAAAGATACGATTTATGCCACCCTCTCTTTTGACGAACGCATGAAAATGATTGTTGATTATGTTTATCAGGAAAAGCACAACAAGCGTGTTGCAAGCCTTATAAAACGGGCTCGATTCAGAATTCCGAATGCCGCCATTCAGGATGTTTTCTTTGCTGAACGACATCTTGATAAAGATCTGATTCTGGAAATTGCTACCGGTACTTTTATCAGCAACAATCAGAATATCATCATTTGCGGGTTCACTGGCTCGGGAAAGTCGTATCTGGCTTGTTCCATTGGAAAAGAAGCCTGTAAACAGGGCATTCGCACCCGGTATATTCGCTTGCCCGACCTTCTGATGGAATACGGCGAAGCAAAGAACCAGCCGAATGGGCAAAGCAGGGAACTCAAAAAATATACGAACTATCCCTTATTGATCCTTGATGAATGGCTAATTACTGATCTTTCTGATGATGAACTCCATTTTCTTTTTGAACTGGTCGAACGCCGTTATGACAACGGTGCTACCATTTTCTGCACGCAGTATAAGATCGAGGAGTGGCATGCTCGTCTCGGTGGTGGTGTTCTGGCTGATTCTATTATGGATCGCATTATACATGGTGCTCACATTGTCAGCTCAGGCAGTATAAATATGCGTGATTTTGTATTAAACCTTTAA
- the istA gene encoding IS21 family transposase gives MITIEEYYMIKCLKNKGMSIMQISREMGVDRKTVSNWLKHNEPPAYRKRQFRQGKLDPFKDYILERMNEGCVNAAVIFDEIAADGYQGKMTILREFMKPYREKVLAKASIRYETPPGKQAQVDWGEFVVTMPDGKLKKLYAFIMVLGHSRNYYLEFTESSKFDTLIGCHERAFAYFGGVTESILYDNMKTVVAHSHKTGNDKWNQRFLRFAEHHHFIPVRHRPYLPRSKGKVERGVRYVRGNFWPRVKSFSDLTDLNEQARLWLDTKCNVRLHQTIHKIPRDRLKEEQLKPVNTEPFLSVDLVSRKVMNDCMISYQSNYFSVPFRFVGHRVGVRDLRNGTIEIYDETGALIEGYRKPAQKHQVQKMKKHFEGLNSQNHKAKARKAPLMIPDQSPKVHQRPLAVYDSLVSEVTIW, from the coding sequence ATGATTACAATTGAGGAGTATTACATGATCAAATGTTTAAAGAACAAGGGAATGTCAATCATGCAGATTTCCAGAGAAATGGGTGTTGATCGAAAAACGGTCAGCAACTGGCTTAAGCACAACGAACCGCCAGCATATCGGAAACGTCAGTTTCGGCAAGGAAAGCTTGATCCGTTTAAAGATTATATCCTGGAACGAATGAATGAAGGCTGTGTCAATGCCGCTGTGATTTTTGATGAAATTGCAGCCGACGGGTACCAGGGGAAAATGACGATTCTTCGGGAATTCATGAAACCATATCGCGAAAAAGTGTTAGCCAAAGCATCAATCCGCTATGAAACGCCCCCTGGCAAACAGGCCCAGGTTGACTGGGGAGAATTCGTTGTCACGATGCCCGATGGAAAGCTCAAAAAATTGTATGCCTTCATCATGGTTTTAGGGCATTCCAGAAATTATTATCTTGAGTTTACGGAGAGTTCGAAATTTGACACATTAATCGGTTGCCATGAACGGGCATTTGCCTATTTTGGTGGTGTAACAGAGAGCATTCTGTATGACAATATGAAAACTGTTGTTGCCCACAGTCACAAAACCGGCAACGATAAATGGAATCAGCGGTTTTTGCGATTTGCCGAGCATCACCATTTTATTCCGGTTCGGCATCGGCCTTATCTGCCCCGTTCCAAGGGCAAGGTGGAACGCGGGGTCCGATATGTACGCGGCAACTTCTGGCCCAGAGTCAAAAGCTTTTCCGATCTAACTGACCTCAATGAACAGGCTCGACTCTGGCTGGATACGAAATGTAACGTCAGGCTTCATCAGACAATTCACAAAATTCCCCGTGATAGACTGAAGGAAGAACAGCTGAAACCCGTTAATACCGAACCGTTTCTTTCTGTGGATCTGGTCAGCAGGAAGGTCATGAATGATTGTATGATCAGTTATCAGTCCAATTATTTTTCCGTTCCCTTCCGCTTTGTTGGTCACCGTGTCGGTGTGCGGGATCTGAGAAATGGAACGATTGAAATCTATGATGAAACTGGTGCTTTGATTGAAGGTTACCGGAAACCGGCTCAAAAACATCAGGTTCAAAAAATGAAAAAGCACTTTGAAGGATTGAACAGTCAAAACCATAAAGCCAAAGCCCGCAAAGCACCGCTTATGATTCCAGATCAATCGCCCAAAGTGCATCAAAGACCGCTCGCAGTCTATGATTCTTTAGTCAGTGAGGTGACCATATGGTAA
- the istB gene encoding IS21-like element helper ATPase IstB: MVTHHLKEAFDRLNLTHMAAVYDHHAEEASKDSISYLEFLDKLLWAEIDAKRERTTTTNLKLAKFPYIKAIDSFDFDFQPSANQRKVNELKTLAFVERSENVVFLGPPGVGKTHLAVGLAVCAIKSGYTAYFLSAHELISMIQENIVSGRIHRKLKTLNKPNILIIDEVGYAAMDDEVAHYFFQIVSNRYEKGSIILTSNKSYGSWGDVFGNNVVATAILDRLLHHSTTINIKGDSYRIREKKKAGFYDVSLYENESNDANG; this comes from the coding sequence ATGGTAACCCATCACCTGAAGGAAGCTTTTGATCGTCTGAATCTCACGCATATGGCCGCCGTTTATGACCACCATGCTGAAGAAGCTTCCAAGGATAGTATATCCTATTTGGAGTTTCTGGACAAGCTGCTTTGGGCAGAAATTGATGCAAAAAGAGAACGGACAACTACGACGAACTTGAAACTTGCAAAATTTCCCTATATCAAGGCCATCGATTCATTTGACTTTGATTTCCAGCCCAGTGCCAATCAGCGTAAGGTAAATGAACTGAAAACGCTCGCCTTTGTGGAACGTTCCGAAAATGTCGTGTTTTTGGGCCCGCCCGGCGTTGGCAAAACTCATCTGGCCGTAGGTCTGGCGGTTTGTGCGATCAAAAGTGGCTATACTGCTTATTTTCTCAGTGCACATGAACTGATTTCAATGATTCAGGAAAATATTGTTTCCGGGCGCATTCATCGCAAACTTAAAACACTGAATAAACCCAATATCCTGATTATTGATGAAGTTGGCTATGCGGCCATGGATGATGAAGTGGCTCATTACTTTTTTCAGATTGTTTCCAATCGCTATGAAAAAGGCTCAATCATTCTGACTTCCAACAAGTCCTACGGTAGTTGGGGTGATGTGTTCGGAAATAATGTCGTTGCAACGGCGATCCTGGATCGACTGCTGCATCATTCCACAACGATCAATATCAAAGGTGACAGCTATCGGATTAGGGAAAAGAAAAAGGCTGGCTTTTATGATGTCAGCCTATATGAAAACGAATCGAACGATGCTAATGGGTAA
- the istA gene encoding IS21 family transposase → MSRKIAVKLIMELRANGLSQSSIARSRHMSKTSVNEVFRIAEEQHLSYDEIKDRSSDEVYHLFFPHKHAEETVYALPDYDYVHNELTKVGVTLKILWQEYRDQCTATSHLNVGYTKFCNGYRDEVARKKLTNHLTHKPGVIAEVDWSGKTQKLIDQVTGDEIKVYLFVGTLPYSQYTYVEPCLDMKQNTWLNCHVHMYEYFGGSTVRTVCDNLKTGVVTHPREGDIILTEAYEALGDHYCTAIMPAPVRKPKAKASVEGSVGKLATAVIAKLRNNVYYTLADLRVDVLAALKVFNDRPFQKRQGSRTEIHDTIERTCLRPLPVHPYEPVTWFYNNKIYSDCHIVFEKNHYSCPYQFAGKKADLRVGDSFIEIYCHNERIASHHRFPYYTIDGWSTHDEDLPESFKQAEWNQERFMKEAQSIGASTLAVIQLIFENTRLPERAFNPSKSVLKLAKKYSAVRLENACEMALKTLRSPRYCQYRFKTSQNKR, encoded by the coding sequence ATGTCCAGAAAAATTGCCGTGAAGCTCATTATGGAATTGCGTGCTAATGGGCTTTCGCAATCATCAATCGCACGCAGCCGACACATGTCAAAAACTTCTGTTAATGAAGTTTTCCGTATTGCTGAAGAACAGCATCTTTCTTATGATGAGATCAAAGACCGGTCTTCAGACGAAGTCTATCATCTGTTCTTTCCGCATAAACATGCTGAAGAAACCGTTTATGCGCTGCCGGATTATGACTATGTTCATAATGAGTTGACCAAAGTGGGCGTCACCCTCAAAATTCTCTGGCAAGAGTATCGGGATCAATGCACTGCCACGTCACATCTCAACGTTGGTTATACGAAATTCTGTAATGGTTATCGCGATGAAGTGGCGCGTAAAAAGCTAACCAATCATCTGACCCATAAGCCGGGTGTGATCGCCGAAGTTGACTGGAGTGGCAAAACCCAAAAGCTGATTGACCAGGTGACCGGTGATGAGATAAAAGTTTATCTCTTTGTTGGCACCTTGCCTTACAGCCAGTATACCTATGTTGAACCATGTTTAGATATGAAACAAAATACCTGGCTCAATTGTCATGTGCACATGTATGAATACTTTGGTGGTTCAACGGTTCGCACGGTTTGTGATAATCTCAAGACGGGTGTTGTTACGCATCCCAGGGAAGGTGACATCATTCTCACTGAAGCTTATGAAGCTTTGGGTGATCACTATTGCACGGCTATTATGCCCGCCCCGGTGCGAAAACCAAAAGCAAAGGCTTCGGTTGAAGGCAGCGTTGGTAAACTCGCCACGGCGGTGATTGCCAAACTTCGAAATAATGTCTACTACACCCTTGCCGACTTGAGAGTCGATGTCCTGGCGGCTCTCAAAGTGTTTAATGACCGGCCTTTCCAGAAACGGCAAGGCAGTCGTACTGAAATCCACGACACCATTGAGCGCACCTGTTTGAGACCATTACCGGTGCATCCCTATGAGCCAGTTACCTGGTTTTACAACAATAAAATCTATTCGGATTGTCATATCGTTTTTGAAAAGAATCATTATTCCTGTCCTTATCAGTTTGCGGGTAAAAAAGCCGATTTACGTGTCGGTGATTCATTTATTGAGATTTATTGCCACAATGAGCGGATTGCCAGTCATCATCGTTTCCCATACTATACCATTGATGGTTGGTCGACTCATGATGAAGATTTGCCTGAAAGTTTTAAACAGGCGGAATGGAATCAGGAACGTTTTATGAAAGAAGCACAGAGCATCGGTGCTTCAACTTTGGCGGTGATTCAGCTGATTTTCGAAAATACCCGGCTCCCGGAAAGAGCTTTTAATCCGTCAAAGTCGGTACTGAAACTGGCTAAAAAATATTCGGCGGTACGGCTTGAAAATGCCTGCGAAATGGCCCTCAAAACGCTTCGTTCGCCGAGATACTGTCAATACCGTTTTAAAACTTCCCAAAATAAACGGTAA